Genomic segment of Sarcophilus harrisii chromosome 4, mSarHar1.11, whole genome shotgun sequence:
ATCCATAGGAAATGAGGTGAAATCTTCCCTTTCTGGATTGACAGTTTATTCACCAATCTCTCGTGTATGGAAGTAAACCCCCAGAGAAACAGTTTTGTGGTGCTTTGGAAATCCTAGGTAGGAATGATAATTTAGTTTTCCGTCTTCCTCTATTCTTTTGCCTTTCCATAGGCTCTGGTGGTTCTTTCAACCTCTCAGGATCAGGAGACTTGTTCCTAGGGATGCCTGGGCTCAATGGAGACTCCTACCCCAGTTCCCAGGTCAGTTGCACAAGGCTATGTGCCTCCTTTATACCTTTCCCTCGCCCGCTAAAATATAGCACATTGCATTATTCTAGGATGTAAGAATCACTTCTCTTGCcttgttctctcttttcccttgggACATAggtgccttttctttttctggctccCTCTTCCTCACCCCTCCTTTTGCCTCTCTCAGGTGGAATCACTCCGACACTCAATGGGCCCTGGGGGCTACGGGGAAAGTCTTGGGGGAGGCCAGACGTACAGCCCCCGGGAAATGAGGGTGAGTCTATATAGAATCACCCCTACTCTCCCTAGGATCAGAAAGATGTCCTCTACACTTTCCTTCCATACCCTTTCTCAAAATATGAGAACTTCCTCCCTTGTGATCCTatgtgtctctctcctttcctagGCTAATGGTGGCTGGCAAGAGGCAGTGACCCCATCTTCAGTGACATCCCCAACAGAGGGACCTGGAAGCGTTCATTCTGACACGTCCAATTGATCCAGTCTCTGTCTCAGGGGTGGGGGCACATTGGATGACTCCTGAAGAGGCCCTGTACATTCAGTGGAACACACCCCACCCAAAGGAGAAGCACAAGGCAGAGGGACAAATGGGGCTTTTCCTCATGAAGAAGGTGTCTCAGTGCTAGGTGTGCAAACCAGAGAGTGGGAAGGATTTCCTAAGGGATCCttctctgtttgcttcatttcTCCCCTCCTCTACCCTACTTCTTTCCTTTAgtcttatctctctgtctctctctccctcatgaCTTATTCCTCTTGCCCTCCCCACTCCACCCTATCCCACTTATCCATTCTAGAATTAGGCAGAGACGCCACCCTGCCTGCCTAGTGACGCCAAAAATGGAGACAAAATTTTTGGACAGAGGACACAGGCTATGCCCCCTGTGcaccccaccccctgcccccTAAGACAGCTCTTATTACCTCATATGCAGCTCATCTTAAACCAATAGAATTGCTCGGTGGACAAGAGTGTCTGACTCAGATATCTACCTCGAAAGGGAGTTTCTGCTACTTTAGAAAAATGTTGACaggctttggattttttttttttctaaaaaaaaaaaaaagaaaagaaaagaaaaaaaaagaaaacctgggaTTCATctgttggttttttattttttttttttatttttaatctaggtttgttttgttttgtttttggtgaggAAAGGGGTTAAGTGTattgtttcttttgatttcttcctttcccatattAGGGTTAATAGCCAGAAGTGTTGGATAGGGGGGATAAACAAATTTAAGAGAACCTGCCAATCTCACTCCCCAAAAGGGTCCATCAGTCTGATCTACAGGATATGTTGAAAGAGGAGAATAAAACCCTCCCTTCAGACCTTGCTGGGTACTGAGAACTTTTCATTTGCATATGCAAATAAGCTTGCCTCATTCTTCCAGATATCTGGTAATAGGATGACTAAAGGGGATAAATGACCTCCCCAGGAAATCACTTAAGGAATGGGTCAGCAGAACTGAGGACTGTGATTTTAAGGGAAAAAGTGAAATCACCTGCCCCTTCTCCCAGGGACTAACACATTTTAAATAtctgtttttgcatttttctttattttattgttatcctagctttggggggaagggaggcttATTGCCAAATACATTAAATAGGAGGGTATGCTTGTTGTCtctccctcagtttctccagaaATGAGGTTTCTGATCTTAGCCCAAAATCTGGGGTGTAGAGGAGGGAGAGCAACAGGGGTGaagtgggggggtggggtaatATTAGAAATGTCCCATATCTCCACCCTTCTCCCCTCCTGGCTAAACTCAAACATCCTCAGgatttggtgtgtgtgtgttgggatgAGAAGACTCCTCCCAATATAGGGATTCTGGGGTAGGGTCAGGAAGTaatggggatgggggggggggcggggaaggggcAGTTATCTCCTCACTTGTAAACTTGTAGTTTCACAGAACAAATGAcagttttaaataaagaaatttctttttcccctggGTTTGGTGaagaatttttttcacatatatgaGAACTTGGATTTCTCTAGGTTTTTATCTTTCCCCACACATGAAATCTGGTATCATCATGGCTTAATGGGACAAACACTGCTCTGGAAATCCAGGAGTCTTGAGTTTGACACTTGATTTCACAACTCACTTAAGTGTTATTCAACTTCCCTTGcctggtttttccttttcttctactttctctcAATACCCTTTCTCCTAGGGAGAATAGACTTATCCCTAGTTCTATCTGGCAACTTCTCTCTTAGAACAGTGTCTACTATGCCCACTAGTCTTCAGTGGCTTGGCTTGGGGGTGCCAAGATTTAGAGCATGCTTCTCCCCAGTCCCCATGGGTGTGGCTTTGCTAAGAGTCAGCAGTACCTGGGTTGGGGAACACAACAGTTTCTTCTGGTACTTCAAGGGCCCTTGTTGAGAACCCAGCTGGATTCCTGGCATTCTCCAGGGGAGCAGACAGAGGAGattggggaggaaagggggaggagaatcACAGGGTGCTGGCTTTATGTGGGACAGTAGCAAGACACTGAAGAGTCAAACAACCAGGAGGCTGGGGAGAAGACAGGATGGCATTTCAGACAAACACAGGAGCTTGGGTGCTGATCCTTAGCCTAGGGGGTAAGGCACTGGTCCAGATGAGCCCCAACCTTCTTGGGGATTCCCCCTTTTCCCTATTCAACTGCAATTCCCCTACCATTCCTACTCCTCTACCTCCCATACCTATCCCTTATGTTCTTCCCTAGCTATTTCCTTACCTGATGCTACTTCAGTAGGGGACTCCAACCCTGTCCTGGCTCTTGTCACATATCTCTGCCCTTCCCCATCCCTACCCCAAAAATATATCATGCTttctccttgagggcagtggTTGGCAGTCAGAACATCTCAGCCAGGATTGGGGAGCCCTTGGTGCTGACCTGTAAGGGGGCTCCTAGGAAACCACCCCAGCAACTTGAATGGAAACTGGTAAGTTAGGAGTTCTCTCTTAAGCCTTCTTGCTTTCTAATTCACATGAATTTTCTCCCCTGTTCAATTATTTGTCATGCTTTGCTTCCTAAACTCTCCCCAGAACACAGGCCGGACTGAAGCCTGGAAAATCCTCTCTCCTGGAGAGAACCCTTGGGAGAGTGTGGCTCGAGTCCTCCCCAATGGCTCCCTCCTCCTGCCAGCTGTTGGAATTCAGGATGAAGGAACATTCAGGTGCAAGGCAACCAATCGCCATGGGAAGGAGTTCAAGTCCAACTACCGACTCCGTGTCTACCGTAAGGGCAAAAAGAGCTTCTCTTTGCAATCTTCAGCATCTTCAAACCTGGGGGCTTCTTCCCCCACACCCACAACATCCTCTACCTGGATTAAAAAAACCATCCTTTGAGGGCCCCTGATCTCTTTTTCCCTCTAGAGATTCCAAGCAAGCCAAAAATAGTGAACTCTGCCTCTGAACTCATTGCTGGGATCCCCAACAAggtagaattgaaaagaaaaaaaggtgggggggaatGGTGTATGATGGGTGGAAAGGGCATTCCAAAGGCAAAAGTGGAGGGTGATGAGGTTTTTCTGGTATATCAGGTAGGAACATGCCTATCTGAAGGGGGATACCCAGCAGGGACTCTTAGCTGGCATCTAGATGGGAAAGCCTTGGTGCCTGATGGGAAAGGTGAGTTTTCTTCAAGAAAACTTTCTTCTCTGTAGTCCAATGTCCATTTCCTCTCTATAATCTCCCAAATCTTAAAAAGCTTTCTTCTTGCCATGGCCTTCCCCTCTCTATATCCAGTCCTCTACTTTTTGGGACATgaatctctttctttccccaccaGGAGTATCTGTGAGGGAGGAGACCAGAAGACACCCTGACACAGGACTTTTCACAATACAATCAGAGCTGACAATGACCCCAGTCCCAGGAGGCCCTCTGAACCCCACCTTCTCTTGCAGTCTTAGCTTCAGCCCCAGTTCCCCTGGACAACAGGCCCTCCACGCACCTCCTATTCAACTCAGTGTCTGGGGTGAGAGATGagtggaagagaagaagaagaaagctaTAGGCTTATATATATAGGGTCTTTGGTGAAGGTGGTGGTGGTATGTATTTCAAATGGGGAAGCAGTATGCTATAGAGGAATTAACCACCATTCTCATTCCCAGAGCCAGAGTCTTTGGAGGAAGTTCGACTAGTAGTAGATCCAGAGGGTGGAGTAGTGGCCCCTGGAGGGGCAGTAACCCTGACCTGTGAGGTCCCTGCTCAGCACTCACCACAAATTCATTGGCTTAAAGATGTGAGTGTCTCAGTTCCTTAATGGTACAGTGAGTTTAATGAAAAGGAGAGCTATGTGAAACACTGTGAGGTGAATGATTTGGGTTGaaaagggggggaagaaagaggaaggaaaagttaCAGAAATACTaggtggaggagagaaggaaatttggaagataAATGGGAGAATATGATAGAAAGGGATCCCTGATAACCATCCTGTatctctcctcccccatcctTTCCCAGGGTTCTCCTCTGGCCATTGCTCCAAGCTCTGTGCTGTTGCTTCCTGAGATCACAGTCCAAGACCAAGGAATATACAGTTGTGTTGCCACTGACCAAAGTCATAGGTCAAGAGAAAGTCCTGGTGTTAGCATCAGCATCATTGGTGAGAAAAGTACTCCTGTCCAAAATTTCAATCCCAGACCAGACTGAGGCATGAGTCACAGAGGCCAAACTTCAAGTCTCAATCCTCCATCCCTTCCCAGCTCCCACTTCCCATACTGCTCCCCCAAGAAGGCTGTTCCTTCCAGGCTCCTGTCCAGGCTCCTCTGCCCAAAAGAGGAAGCCCAATAAGCCTCCTCCATTGCTAGAAAAAACAACTTTAGCTGCAAGGGTGTTTGGTGGGGAATGggaagtgggggggagggaaagaataaatGAGGAGTTCATCTTCCTTGGAAATCCAAgcaatggagagaaaaataggTCCTAAGTACAGTAGGAATACctcttccctgcctccttccccaCATTCTAGCTCTATCCCCCTTGACTAAGATCTACTTTGACTTTCAGATTCTAGAGAAATTGACCAAGTAGAAGGTAAGGATCATGGATATGTGGATGGCTGGTGAGGCAAACTGGAAGTAACACAAAAGTTGCTCTCTCTCCAATCATGTTTTGTCATCTCCCCACAGGCTCTGAGGGAGGCCCAGGACTAGGCTTACTGGCCCTCATTCTAATAGTTTTGGGTGGCCTGGTCACAGCTGCCCTGCTGGGGGGATTCCTTTTGTGGAAAAGACAGCGGCTGCTCCACAAAGAAGAGAGGTAAGTGAAGAGAATGGAAAGCCTAGGGCCAGAGTTCAGAAGCCAACATCTAGGGCTCTATCCCTTTTTCCTTCTGTAGGAAGGTTCCTGAGTGcccagaggaagaggaagaacgGGCAGAACTAAATCAacctgaaaaagaagaaacagctgAGAACAATGAAGGGGAACCCTGAGCTACCCTTGGCTACCCATCTAATTCCATCCATCTTTTTCCCACTCTCCTGTCCTAATGCTATTTCTCCTGGCCCCCAGTATCCCTTCCCCATTTTCACTACTTCTCTTGAAAAGTCAGTCTTACATCAGCTGAGAGCTGAACCTGTTCCCTGCTTGTGCATACTCATCCAAACAATGATTATTAAATATCTGATAATCCTATCCTCTGTGTGTGTCTTCACTGCCCTAAGAACCTCAAAGGAAAAGTATCAAATAAGAAAGATCTTGAGAAGCAAGAAGCAGGGGAATGGGGTTGGGAAGATCCCACAgacatattttcaattttttttattgaattcctTACAAATTATGGCGTGAGGATGGGGATGAAGGTAGGGAGACAGAACCCATCCTAGGCATAGaggggaaaattaaattaaatcaaaaattGGGAGAATAAAGAACACTTCCTCTTCATCCCAAATAAGAGAACTTGGGAAGAAGTAGAGAAGAAAGTAGACAGTCCCCTTACCCATTTCTCACTCCCTCACCCCTCAAGTTGGGAGTAAAGTTGCATCTGAACTTAGCAACTAGAGAGGAAAGGGTTCTCTGGCTCTCCCAGTCAGTAATCAGTTGATTCCCTCTCCCTCACTTAGAGGGATGGGATTGGGGGAGGCTGTGTCTGTCCTCAGCCAGCAGAGAGCagatacctaaaaaaaaaagttttggggcCCTCCAATACTGATTCTCCCTCTAGTTGGGGGAGGCCCCTAAGAGGGGGCAGCTCAGACACTGAGcagccaaaaaaagaagaatatggctaggaggaggaagagggagtcCTGCCAGCCGGAGCCTGGACGGCCGGGTCCCAGGTCCACACCtataagagaaattaaagagtTGCAGAAAAGAGTCCCTTGTCCCAAGGAATGAGCTAGAAGACTCTCATCctgaggaaaaagggagaaggttCTTACCTGGACCCCGGTAGAAAGGCTCATGGGCATTGAAGACAGTTGTGAAAAAACCAAAGGGAAAGGCACCCACACCAAAAGAAAGGTGGAAGCCTCCAGCATCTCCATACGAATGGAATCCCTGTTAAGATGAAGACATGGTAGATATGAGGTAAGTGATGAAAGAGGAATTTTTGGGACATAAAGCCCTGATGGGAAAAAGCAAGACTCACCCCTCTGCTTTCAGGGGCAGGCCTCTGGCCCTGTGGACGTGGCGGTGTTTTCAATCTGTTGAAGGTAAAGATTACGTGAGGAAGCCATCAATCACCTACCTTTTCTCAAGACTTAAAAGTTATTTCCAGAGCCTGATTCCACCCTCAGTTACTCCCTCTCACCTAGGGTCCTGTTGTTTCTGGCTTCCTCTCCCATAGAGTGGAACAACTTTCTCCCGGCTTATTCCAGCCTTACACACAGGGCATTCTTGTCTTTCAGGTCGAGTCTCCAGCCACTGAGGAAAGAAGTGTAGTATACAGTAAATAGGTTGGGTTTTCTACTCCCCAGGCCTCTCCAATTCTCAGTACCCATCTCccacttccctttcctctccatcCACTCCACTACTCACCTGGTGGAGACAAGGCCAGCTTGGTGGGAGGAGAGATCAGAGGTCAGAACAGCTGCAGATAGAAGATACACAGAGGCCCCAGGCCCCAACTGCCTCCCAGCCCCATCTCCCTCATCactcattattatttcttcacTTCTCAATCTTTTTCAACATGTCTGTTTTCACATCAAAATGAATTCCTATTACCCCAAATGCCCTAAGTCTCCCCTACTAATACAACCCTTTGTGTCACTTCCTTGGCACCAACCCTTCACAATCTGAATTATATTTACATTAAACTGATCTCaaagtgatattttttaaaaaatgcaacagCCTCAGTTACACTGAATAATCCCTCCTTCAAGATACCTATCTCCTCCCTTGACTTCAGAGATGCCACATTCCCCTTAGTTTTCCTCCATCTCTAATAATGCCTTGTTCTCCTTGGCTGGCTCCTCTTCTCAACCCTCCAAGGTAAGTCAGCCTCTTCTATCTCCTTTAGCACAATCCCTTTCTCCACCTATGACATCTCTTCCTTAACTGAATCAACAGCTACATAAATGGTTCTGCACCTGGCTCTATCAGACCAAATTTTCCAGTTCAACAAATTAGTAAGTCTTAAGTTCATATATATAGCAGAATGGCTATTATATTCAAAGTCAAAGGAATCAAGTTTGAATCTGTGCTGGCCTGTTTTCTGCt
This window contains:
- the RNF5 gene encoding E3 ubiquitin-protein ligase RNF5 isoform X1 → MAAARKEDGGSEGPNRDRGGAGAAFECNICLETAREAVVSMCGHLYCWPCLHQWLETRPERQECPVCKAGISREKVVPLYGRGSQKQQDPRLKTPPRPQGQRPAPESRGGFHSYGDAGGFHLSFGVGAFPFGFFTTVFNAHEPFYRGPGVDLGPGRPGSGWQDSLFLLLAIFFFFWLLSV
- the RNF5 gene encoding E3 ubiquitin-protein ligase RNF5 isoform X2; protein product: MAAARKEDGGSEGPNRDRGGAGAAFECNICLETAREAVWLETRPERQECPVCKAGISREKVVPLYGRGSQKQQDPRLKTPPRPQGQRPAPESRGGFHSYGDAGGFHLSFGVGAFPFGFFTTVFNAHEPFYRGPGVDLGPGRPGSGWQDSLFLLLAIFFFFWLLSV
- the AGER gene encoding advanced glycosylation end product-specific receptor isoform X2; the protein is MAFQTNTGAWVLILSLGVVGSQNISARIGEPLVLTCKGAPRKPPQQLEWKLNTGRTEAWKILSPGENPWESVARVLPNGSLLLPAVGIQDEGTFRCKATNRHGKEFKSNYRLRVYQIPSKPKIVNSASELIAGIPNKVGTCLSEGGYPAGTLSWHLDGKALVPDGKGVSVREETRRHPDTGLFTIQSELTMTPVPGGPLNPTFSCSLSFSPSSPGQQALHAPPIQLSVWEPESLEEVRLVVDPEGGVVAPGGAVTLTCEVPAQHSPQIHWLKDGSPLAIAPSSVLLLPEITVQDQGIYSCVATDQSHRSRESPGVSISIIDSREIDQVEGSEGGPGLGLLALILIVLGGLVTAALLGGFLLWKRQRLLHKEERKVPECPEEEEERAELNQPEKEETAENNEGEP
- the AGER gene encoding advanced glycosylation end product-specific receptor isoform X1; its protein translation is MAFQTNTGAWVLILSLGVVGSQNISARIGEPLVLTCKGAPRKPPQQLEWKLNTGRTEAWKILSPGENPWESVARVLPNGSLLLPAVGIQDEGTFRCKATNRHGKEFKSNYRLRVYQIPSKPKIVNSASELIAGIPNKVELKRKKGGGEWCMMGGKGIPKAKVEGDEVFLVYQVGTCLSEGGYPAGTLSWHLDGKALVPDGKGVSVREETRRHPDTGLFTIQSELTMTPVPGGPLNPTFSCSLSFSPSSPGQQALHAPPIQLSVWEPESLEEVRLVVDPEGGVVAPGGAVTLTCEVPAQHSPQIHWLKDGSPLAIAPSSVLLLPEITVQDQGIYSCVATDQSHRSRESPGVSISIIDSREIDQVEGSEGGPGLGLLALILIVLGGLVTAALLGGFLLWKRQRLLHKEERKVPECPEEEEERAELNQPEKEETAENNEGEP